The Microbacterium maritypicum genome contains a region encoding:
- a CDS encoding MerR family transcriptional regulator, whose protein sequence is MNADELTGDPRFVPELLFTDGLPAMDDEVGYRGAVAARAAGITYRQLDYWARTELVEPTVRGASGSGSQRLYGFRDILVLKLVKSLLDTGISLQQIRTAVDELRRAGIRDLAGTTLMSDGASVYLCTSNDEVIDLVSRGQGVFGIAVGKVLREVESTLVAFDATAPDPVDELSARRTKRTA, encoded by the coding sequence ATGAATGCGGATGAGCTCACAGGCGACCCGCGGTTCGTACCCGAACTCCTCTTCACCGACGGTCTTCCCGCGATGGATGATGAGGTCGGATACCGCGGCGCTGTCGCTGCTCGTGCCGCCGGCATCACCTACCGACAGCTGGACTACTGGGCACGCACCGAGCTGGTGGAGCCCACTGTCCGCGGAGCGAGCGGTTCCGGTTCGCAGCGGCTCTACGGCTTCCGGGACATCCTCGTCCTCAAGCTCGTGAAGAGCCTTCTCGACACCGGCATCTCGCTGCAGCAGATCCGCACGGCCGTGGACGAGCTCCGCCGCGCCGGCATCCGTGACCTCGCAGGCACCACGCTCATGAGCGATGGCGCCTCGGTCTACCTGTGCACCTCGAACGACGAGGTCATCGACCTCGTCAGCCGTGGTCAGGGAGTGTTCGGCATCGCCGTCGGCAAGGTGCTCCGCGAGGTCGAGTCGACGCTCGTCGCCTTCGATGCGACCGCTCCCGACCCCGTCGACGAACTGTCGGCGCGTCGCACCAAGCGCACCGCCTGA